TCGATCAGGGCCGCTGGCTGGCCATCGACAACGGCTCCCTGAACGGCACTTACGTCAACGGCTACCGGATGCCGGTCGTCGACATCCACGACGGGCAGAGCATCAACGTCGGCAATCCGCAGGGACCGCGGCTGACGTTCGACGTGGGACCGCAGCAAGGCCAGGCCAGCCGGGCAAGGGGGCCCAGGGCGGCGCACGATTCAGGACCACCCACCATCGCGTGGTCGACGCTTCCGGACTCGCCGACCACCATCACCCGTAGCGGTCCAAACCCGCCGCCGCGCGTGTCACCCCGACAGTCGCCGCGGAAACCGCAAATGACCGGTCCGCCCAGACATCCCCGCACACAACCGGGCAGCCCACCGCCGGAAGTACCGCGTGGGACACCACCGGAAGAGCTCACCGTCGTCCACGCCAGGCCCCCGGCCCAGGCCGACGCGACACCACCCGCCGAGTCGACCGTGATCGACGCCAAGACCGCCGACGTGTCCAACCTCGCAACGCGCTTTGTGAAATTGCTGTCACCGCGGTCGTCCTCGGCGGCGGGCACCGCCGGCGCCCTGACGGTCGGCCGCGCCCCGGACAGCGAGATCGTCGTCTCCGACGTCCTGGCCTCCCGTCAACACGCGACGCTGATTCCCACCCCGCTGGGTCTGGAGATCCGGGACAACAGCATCAACGGAACGTTCGTCAACGGCACCCGGATCGGATCGGCGATCCTGAGCGACGACGACGTGGTGACCATCGGCAACGTCGACCTGGTCGTCCGCGACGGCACCCTGATCAAACTCAGCGACACCGCGACCCGCAGCAGTGGGCTACAGGTGCGCGAAGTCGAGTACGTCGTCGACCACGGCAAACAACTGCTGGACAACATCTCGCTGACCGCCCGGCCGGGCACGCTGACCGCCGTCATCGGCGGGTCGGGCGCGGGCAAGAGCACCCTGGCCCGTCTGATCGCCGGTTACACCAGCCCCAGCTCCGGCTCGGTGACCTTCGAGGGCCACAACATCCACGCCGAGTACGCCTCGCTGCGTAGCCGCATCGGGATGGTCCCGCAGGACGACGTGGTGCACCGCCAGCTGACCGTCAACCAGGCGCTCGGCTACGCCGCCGAGCTGCGCCTGCCGCCCGACACCAGCAAGGCCGACCGGGCCAAGGTCGTCGCCCAGGTGCTGGAGGAACTCGAGCTGACCAAGCACGCCGACACCCGCGTCGACAAACTCTCCGGCGGACAGCGCAAACGCGCGTCGGTGGCCCTGGAGCTGCTCACCGGGCCGTCGCTGCTGATCCTCGACGAGCCGACGTCGGGCCTTGACCCGGCGCTGGATCACCAGGTGATGACGATGCTGCGGCAGCTGGCCGACGCCGGCCGCGTGGTGGTCGTCGTGACACACATGCTGTCCTATCTCGACCTGTGCGACCAGTTGCTGCTGGTGGCCCCCGGCGGCAAGACGGCCTACTGCGGTCCGCCGGACCAGATCGGCTCGGCGATGGGCACCACCAACTGGGCCAAGATCTTCACCAGGGTGGGCGCCGACCCCGACGAAGCCAACCGGCGCTTCTTGGAACGCAAGCAGGCCGAGCGGCATCGGCAAAAGGCATTGGGGGGCAACGACGATGAGCCCGGCGAGCTGGGCGAGCCGGTCCACACCAGCGTGCGACGGCAGGTCTCGACGATCGCCCGCCGACAGATCCGGCTGGTCGTGGCCGACCGCGCCTATTTCATCTTTTTGGCGGTGCTGCCGTTCATCCTGGGGTCGCTGTCGCTGACGGTCCCGGGCTCGAACGGGTTTCATCTGCCCGGTGCGAACGCGGGCACCCCAGACGAATCCGCTCAGATACTGGCGCTGCTGATGCCGGCCGCAGCGTTCATGGGCACCGCGCTGACCATCCGCGATCTGGTCGGTGAACGCGCCATCTTCCAGCGCGAGCAAGCGGTCGGGCTGTCCACCACGGCTTACCTGCTCGCCAAGACCGCGGTGTTGTGTGGGTTCGCGGTCGTGCAGTCGGCGATCATCACCGCAATCGTGGCGCTCGGCAAGAGCGCACCGGCCCGTGGTGGAGTGCTACTCGGGCACAGCACGGTGGCGGCCACCGCCGAGCTGTTCGCAACCGTCGCGGCCACCTGCGTCGCATCGGCCGTCCTCGGGCTGGCCATCTCGTCGCTGGTCCGCTCCAGCGAGCAGATAATGCCACTGTTCGTGGTCGCGGTAATGGCACAGCTGGTGCTGTGCGGCGGCATGGTCCCGGTGACGGGCCGGCTCGGACTCGATCAGCTGTCGTTCGTCACGCCCGCCCGGTGGGGTTACGCTGCGGCGGCGTCGACGGTCGACCTGCGCCACCTGGTGCCCGACACGCTGTTGCCGCAGGACCGCTTCTGGCAGCACACGACGACGAGCTGGCTGCTCGACATGGGCATGCTGGCCGGCCTGTCCGTGCTCTACCTCGGCTTCGTGCGGTGGAAGATCCAGCTGCGCCGCTGACCGCCACCGTCCCGGTAAGGTGACGCCATCCACCCACCCAAGCACGAGACGTTCGACCTGCTCGCCCGCACCAACACCGACCCCAAGGGCATCGTGCGGGCGGTCGACGAGTATGCCGTGCGCCCGTGGGGGCTCTACGTCGCGCGCCCCACACCCGGCCGAGCCCAATTCCACTACCTCGAATCGTGGCTGCTGCCGTCATTGGGCCTGCGCGCCACGGTGTTCCAATTCAATCCTGGCCACGAGCGCGACCACGACTACTACCTCGACGTCGGTGAATACCGTCCCGGCCCGGAGGCGTGGACGTCGGAGGACCACTACCTCGACATCGAAGTGCGCACCGGCACCGGGGCGAACCTGGCCGACGTCGACGAGCTGCTGGATGCAGTGCGGCTCGGCCTGCTCACCCCCAAGGCGGCCGAGCAGGCGATCCGGCGCGCCGTCCACGCGCTCGAAGGACTCGCCAGCAACGACTATGACTTACATCGCTGGTTGGCCGGTGACGGCATCGAGCTCAGCTGGCGCGGCCGGTGAGTATGCCGCCACCCAGTTTTCGCAGGCTGTGCGGGGGTAATTCCCCCGGTATGCCGTTGAGCGAATACCGGCGCAAACGCCGTTCCGGCAAAAGCCCCGAACCAGCAGGGCGGCTCGGGCGCAGCCGCCGCGGCACATCGACCGCGCCGTGTTTCGTTATCCAGCACCACGCCGCCCGCAGCGATCATTACGACTTCCGCCTCGAGATCAACGGCGTGCTCGCCTCGTGGGCGGTTCCCCGAGGACCGTCGACCAACCCGAAGGACCGGCGGATGGCGCGCCGTACCGAGGACCACCCGCTGGCCTACGCCGGATTCGAAGGAGTCATTCCCGATGGCGAGTACGGAGCGGGCCCGGTGATCGTTTGGGACCGCGGCACCTACGTCAACACGACCCAGCACGATATGCACGAATGCCTGCGCCGCGGCCATCTCTCGTTCCAGTTACAGGGCGCCAAGTTGCAGGGCGGTTTTACCCTCACCCGGATTCGCGAGGGTAAGGACGAGACCTGGCTGCTGATCAAACGCAAGGACCAGGACGCCGACGCCCGGCGCAAACCCGTCAAGAGTCAACCCAAATCAGTGCTGACCGGTCGCACGCTGGACGACCTGACCGCCCGGTCATGACCGATCTCGCCGGCCTGCCCGACCCGGTGCGCGCCGCATTGCGCGCCGAGCGGGTACCGAAGTGGCGGGCACCGACGCTGGCCACACTGACCGAGCAGCGGTTCAGCGACCCGAACTGGATTTTCGAGCGCAAGTTCGACGGCATGCGTTGCCTGGCGTTCCGCGACGGCGATCAGACACACCTGTTGTCGCGAAATCACCAGCCGCTCAACGGAACCTATCCGGAGCTGATGGAGGCACTCGCCGCCCAGCGCACCACCCGCTTCGTGGTCGACGGTGAGGTCGTGGCGTTTCAGGGACGCCGTACCAGCTTCGCCCGACTGCAGGGCCGGCTGGGCATCACGGATCCGGCGGTGGCCCGGGCGTCGCATATCCCGGTTTACTACTACCTTTTCGACCTGCTGCACCTCGACGGCGAAGACACGACCGCGCTGCCATTGCGGTGGCGCAAGCGACTGCTGCGCGCGGCAATCAGCTTCGACGATCCGTTGCGTAACACCGCCCATCGCGTCGGAGACGGCCTCGCGGCGTACCAGGCCGCGTGCAAGCGCGGAGACGAAGGAGTGATCGCCAAGTTGGCCGACTCCCGCTACGACGGCGGCCGGTCGAAAAATTGGCTGAAGTTCAAATGCGTGCGCGATCAGGAATTCGTCGTCGGGGGTTTCACCAGCCCGAAGGGCAGCCGAATCGAGTTGGGCGCGTTGCTGATCGGCTACTACGCCGGTCCCGCGAACAACCGCAACCTGGTCTACGCCGGCAAGGTCGGCACCGGTTTCGACGAGGCCGCACTGCGCGACCTGCACGAGCGGCTTTCCCCCCTCGAGCAGGAGACACCACCATTTGGCCGGGGACTGTTGCGGGAGAACGGCGCTAATTGGGTGCGGCCGGAACTGGTGGTGCAGATCGGGTTTACCGAGTGGACCCGCGACGGTAAGCTCCGCCATCCGCGCTACCAGGGTCTGCGAACCGATAAGGATCCCACCGAGGTGATACGGGAGACACACTGATGGCACGCGTCGAGGTTGACATCACCCACCCGGATCGCGTCCTGTTCCCGAAGGACGGCATCACCAAGCAACACCTGGCCGACTATTACGGCGAGGTGGCCGAGACTATGCTGCCGCATCTGCGGGGCCGCGCGCTGACCGTACAACGATTCCCACGCGGTATCGGCGAAAAAGGGTTTGTCCAACAGGATTTCGCCGACACACTGCCGGACTGGATGAACGGGATCAGGGTCGACAAGGAGGGCGGCACCCTGGTCCATCCGCTGGCCGAACGCCCCCAAGCCCTGCGTTGGCTGGCTAACCAGAGCTGCATCACCTTGCATGTGTGGCAGTCGCGGCAAAACCGGCTGCACCATCCCGACCGCTTGGTGTTCGATTTCGACCCATCCGGTGACGATTTCGCGGTGGTGCGGGCAGCGGCCCGCGCCGCGGCCGACGTACTCGACGAGCTGGGGCTGGCCCGCTACCTGCAGACCACGGGGTCACGTGGACTGCATGTGGTGGTGCCGGTGCGCCCCGAGATCGACTTCGACACCGTGCGCCAATTCGCCCGCGACGTCGCCGAAGTCGTCGCCGCCGACGACCCCGCGCATCGAACGGTAGAGGCCCGCAAGGAAAACCGCGGCGACCGCGTCTACCTCGACATCATGCGCAACGCCTACGCGCAGACCGCGGTCGCGCCGTACTCGGTGCGGGCCCGCGACGGCGCGCCGGTAGCCACCCCGCTGGAATGGGACGAACTGGACACCCGCGGTCTGCGCGCCGATCGGTTCACCATCCGCGACGTTCCCAGACGGTTGGCCGGCCAAGGCGATCCGTGGGCCGACATGTACCGGCACGCCCGCTCGCTGACCGGTCCGCTCGAGCGGCTGGCGAAGCTTCATGCCTGAGCTGCCCGACGTCGAGGGGTTCCGGCGCGAGCTGGCCAAAACCTTGCCCCGCCGCAAGATCGCGCACGTGCGGGTCGAAGACCCCGGGATTCTGCGCAACATCTCCGCCACCGCGCTCGGTCGCCGCCTCGCCGGGCACCATTTCACGACACCACGCCGACACGGCAAATGGTTGATTCTGCCCACTGACGGCCCGACGCTGCTGGTCCACAGCGGCATGACCGGACATCCGTTCTACGCCCATGCCGGTGCCGAACCGGAAAAGTATGAGCGGCTGGTGGTTTCCCTCGACAGGGGCGAACTGCGCTACGCCGATCTTCGGAAACTGCGCGGGGTGTGGCTGGCCGACGACGAGGACGACCTTGCGAACGTGCTGGGTCCGCAGGGGCCCGACGCGTTGGGTATGGGACTGCGGGAATTTCGCAAGGTCCTCACCGGGCGGCGCCGTCAGACCGGCCGGCTGAAGCCGACGCTGATGGACCAGTCGGTGATCGCCGGCCTCGGCAATCTGCTCACCGACGAAATCTGCTGGCGGGCCAGGCTCCGGCCGACTCATCTGGTGGCCGACCTAAACGCCGACAACGTGAAGCGGCTGCATACCGCGATGACTCAGGTGCTGCGCACTTCGGTGCGGCACGGCCGCGTGCCCGGCCTGCCCCGATGGCTGACCCGGGTACGCGACGACCCCGACCCGAGTTGCCCACGCTGCGGAACGCGGCTGCGCCATGACCGGGTGGGCGGTCGGACGTCGTTGTGGTGCCCGCACTGCCAGCATTGACCGCGTCGTTAGGGCCGCCAGCCGGTAAAGTCCGCCCATTCCCATGCGCGGTGGTAAGCCCCGGCCAGCCAGGGGTCCTTCGCCTCGACATAGCTGGCCGCGTCGCCGCCGGCTTGCTGTTCGGCCGCCTTCTTGGCGGCCAGGTAGTCGACCCGTTCCTGCGGGTTGGCGGCCAGCCAGTCCACGAACAGCAACCCGAACTGCTGGTTGGGCCAGCCGTCCACCCGGATGTGTACATTCGTCGGACGGCCGGGATCGGCGGAGCCGTGAATTCGCTTGCGCCACAAGGCAGTATCGTCGTTATGGTCATACTCGCTCAGGGTGCTGCGGGCCTCGGCGTGCACGTCATCCTGCTCGATGTGTTCCAGGCGCGGGTAGCCAGCCGTCAGCAACGCGTCGCCGAGTTCGTCGGCGGCGGTGAGTGATTCGACGGTGATCTGGACGTCGATGACGTCCTTGGCGTCGAATTCCGGCACCGCGGTCGATCCAATGTGGTCGACGCGCAACGCTTTATGGCCACACGCCGTGGACAGCCGGGCGACGATACGCCGGGCCTGGTCCGGCCAGGTCGGATCGGCCGCCACCACGCGGATCGGAGCGCGGGCGGTTCGACGCTCGGACAGATTGTGCGCAAACGGCACGATCCGGTCGTTCCACACTTCGCGGGCGCGCTTGACCAGATCCTCCTGACCGCCCGAGTTGTCCATCCAGATATCGGCGACGGCACGCCGCTGATCGTCGTCGGCCTGGGCGGCGATCCTGGCCCGGGCGTCTTCCTCGGGCATGCCGCGCAGCTCGACCAGCCGCCGCACCCGCTCTTCGACGTCGGCGTACACGATGATCACCAGTGGGAACAGCGGCGCCATACCGGACTCCACCAACAGCGGAATGTCCTCGACCACCACCGCATCGTCGGGCACCGACGCGATGATTTCCGCGCGCCGCCGAGCCACCAGCGGATGGATGATCCCGTTCAGCTTCTGGCGTGCCTCGTCATTGGGAAAGGCTCTGGCGGCCAACGCAGGACGATCCAGCGATCCGTCGGGCAGCAGGATGTCCGCGCCGAAGGCCTCGACGAGCGACGCCAACCCCTCGGTGCCCGGTTGGACAACCTCGCGGGCAATAACGTCGCCGTCGACGATGACCCCACCGCATTCCGCGAACGTGGCCGACAACGCCGACTTGCCGGCGCCGATGCCGCCGGTCAACCCGATGCGCAGCATCCCTGACCGACGTTAGG
This Mycobacterium simiae DNA region includes the following protein-coding sequences:
- a CDS encoding ATP-binding cassette domain-containing protein translates to MVTRPAPPVLTIRLDGSQRSFAAGHEVIVGRDQHADLRIADPRISRAHLIVRFDQGRWLAIDNGSLNGTYVNGYRMPVVDIHDGQSINVGNPQGPRLTFDVGPQQGQASRARGPRAAHDSGPPTIAWSTLPDSPTTITRSGPNPPPRVSPRQSPRKPQMTGPPRHPRTQPGSPPPEVPRGTPPEELTVVHARPPAQADATPPAESTVIDAKTADVSNLATRFVKLLSPRSSSAAGTAGALTVGRAPDSEIVVSDVLASRQHATLIPTPLGLEIRDNSINGTFVNGTRIGSAILSDDDVVTIGNVDLVVRDGTLIKLSDTATRSSGLQVREVEYVVDHGKQLLDNISLTARPGTLTAVIGGSGAGKSTLARLIAGYTSPSSGSVTFEGHNIHAEYASLRSRIGMVPQDDVVHRQLTVNQALGYAAELRLPPDTSKADRAKVVAQVLEELELTKHADTRVDKLSGGQRKRASVALELLTGPSLLILDEPTSGLDPALDHQVMTMLRQLADAGRVVVVVTHMLSYLDLCDQLLLVAPGGKTAYCGPPDQIGSAMGTTNWAKIFTRVGADPDEANRRFLERKQAERHRQKALGGNDDEPGELGEPVHTSVRRQVSTIARRQIRLVVADRAYFIFLAVLPFILGSLSLTVPGSNGFHLPGANAGTPDESAQILALLMPAAAFMGTALTIRDLVGERAIFQREQAVGLSTTAYLLAKTAVLCGFAVVQSAIITAIVALGKSAPARGGVLLGHSTVAATAELFATVAATCVASAVLGLAISSLVRSSEQIMPLFVVAVMAQLVLCGGMVPVTGRLGLDQLSFVTPARWGYAAAASTVDLRHLVPDTLLPQDRFWQHTTTSWLLDMGMLAGLSVLYLGFVRWKIQLRR
- a CDS encoding DUF402 domain-containing protein, which codes for MRAVDEYAVRPWGLYVARPTPGRAQFHYLESWLLPSLGLRATVFQFNPGHERDHDYYLDVGEYRPGPEAWTSEDHYLDIEVRTGTGANLADVDELLDAVRLGLLTPKAAEQAIRRAVHALEGLASNDYDLHRWLAGDGIELSWRGR
- a CDS encoding DNA polymerase ligase N-terminal domain-containing protein, which encodes MPLSEYRRKRRSGKSPEPAGRLGRSRRGTSTAPCFVIQHHAARSDHYDFRLEINGVLASWAVPRGPSTNPKDRRMARRTEDHPLAYAGFEGVIPDGEYGAGPVIVWDRGTYVNTTQHDMHECLRRGHLSFQLQGAKLQGGFTLTRIREGKDETWLLIKRKDQDADARRKPVKSQPKSVLTGRTLDDLTARS
- the ligD gene encoding non-homologous end-joining DNA ligase, encoding MTDLAGLPDPVRAALRAERVPKWRAPTLATLTEQRFSDPNWIFERKFDGMRCLAFRDGDQTHLLSRNHQPLNGTYPELMEALAAQRTTRFVVDGEVVAFQGRRTSFARLQGRLGITDPAVARASHIPVYYYLFDLLHLDGEDTTALPLRWRKRLLRAAISFDDPLRNTAHRVGDGLAAYQAACKRGDEGVIAKLADSRYDGGRSKNWLKFKCVRDQEFVVGGFTSPKGSRIELGALLIGYYAGPANNRNLVYAGKVGTGFDEAALRDLHERLSPLEQETPPFGRGLLRENGANWVRPELVVQIGFTEWTRDGKLRHPRYQGLRTDKDPTEVIRETH
- the ligD gene encoding non-homologous end-joining DNA ligase, whose amino-acid sequence is MARVEVDITHPDRVLFPKDGITKQHLADYYGEVAETMLPHLRGRALTVQRFPRGIGEKGFVQQDFADTLPDWMNGIRVDKEGGTLVHPLAERPQALRWLANQSCITLHVWQSRQNRLHHPDRLVFDFDPSGDDFAVVRAAARAAADVLDELGLARYLQTTGSRGLHVVVPVRPEIDFDTVRQFARDVAEVVAADDPAHRTVEARKENRGDRVYLDIMRNAYAQTAVAPYSVRARDGAPVATPLEWDELDTRGLRADRFTIRDVPRRLAGQGDPWADMYRHARSLTGPLERLAKLHA
- a CDS encoding Fpg/Nei family DNA glycosylase — translated: MPELPDVEGFRRELAKTLPRRKIAHVRVEDPGILRNISATALGRRLAGHHFTTPRRHGKWLILPTDGPTLLVHSGMTGHPFYAHAGAEPEKYERLVVSLDRGELRYADLRKLRGVWLADDEDDLANVLGPQGPDALGMGLREFRKVLTGRRRQTGRLKPTLMDQSVIAGLGNLLTDEICWRARLRPTHLVADLNADNVKRLHTAMTQVLRTSVRHGRVPGLPRWLTRVRDDPDPSCPRCGTRLRHDRVGGRTSLWCPHCQH
- the coaE gene encoding dephospho-CoA kinase, producing MLRIGLTGGIGAGKSALSATFAECGGVIVDGDVIAREVVQPGTEGLASLVEAFGADILLPDGSLDRPALAARAFPNDEARQKLNGIIHPLVARRRAEIIASVPDDAVVVEDIPLLVESGMAPLFPLVIIVYADVEERVRRLVELRGMPEEDARARIAAQADDDQRRAVADIWMDNSGGQEDLVKRAREVWNDRIVPFAHNLSERRTARAPIRVVAADPTWPDQARRIVARLSTACGHKALRVDHIGSTAVPEFDAKDVIDVQITVESLTAADELGDALLTAGYPRLEHIEQDDVHAEARSTLSEYDHNDDTALWRKRIHGSADPGRPTNVHIRVDGWPNQQFGLLFVDWLAANPQERVDYLAAKKAAEQQAGGDAASYVEAKDPWLAGAYHRAWEWADFTGWRP